In Saimiri boliviensis isolate mSaiBol1 chromosome 12, mSaiBol1.pri, whole genome shotgun sequence, one genomic interval encodes:
- the SCD gene encoding stearoyl-CoA desaturase yields MPAHLLQEEISSSYTTTTTITAPPSRVPQNGGDKLEKTPLYLEEDIRPDIKDDIYDPTYKDKEGPRPKVEYVWRNIILMSLLHLGALYGITLIPTCKFYTWLWGLFYYFVSALGITAGVHRLWSHRTYKARLPLRVFLIIANTMAFQNDVFEWARDHRAHHKFSETDADPHNSRRGFFFSHVGWLLVRKHPAVKEKGGTLDLSDLKAEKLVMFQRRYYKPGVLLMCFILPTLVPFYFWGETFQHSLYVATFLRYAVVLNATWLVNSAAHLYGYRPYDKNISPRENILVSLGAVGEGFHNYHHSFPYDYSASEYRWHINLTTFFIDCMAALGLAYDRKKVSKAAILARIKRTGDGSYKSG; encoded by the exons ATCTCTAGCTCctataccaccaccaccaccatcacagcGCCTCCCTCCAGGGTTCCGCAGAATGGAGGAGATAAGTTGGAGAAGACGCCCCTCTATTTGGAAGAAGACATTCGCCCTGATATAAAAGATGATATATATGACCCCACCTACAAGGATAAGGAAGGCCCAAGGCCCAAGGTTGAATATGTCTGGAGAAACATCATCCTGATGTCTCTGCTACACTTGGGCGCCCTGTATGGGATCACTTTGATTCCTACCTGCAAGTTCTACACCTGGCTTTGGG GGTTATTCTACTATTTTGTCAGTGCTCTGGGCATAACAGCAGGAGTTCATCGCCTGTGGAGCCACCGAACTTACAAAGCTCGGCTGCCCCTGCGGGTCTTTCTGATCATTGCCAACACAATGGCATTCCAG aaTGATGTCTTTGAATGGGCTCGTGACCACCGTGCCCACCACAAGTTTTCAGAAACAGATGCTGACCCTCATAATTCCCGACGTGGCTTTTTCTTCTCTCACGTGGGCTGGCTGCTTGTGCGCAAACACCCAGCTGTCAAAGAGAAGGGCGGTACACTGGACTTGTCTGACCTAAAAGCTGAGAAACTGGTGATGTTCCAGAGGAG GTACTACAAACCCGGCGTGCTGCTGATGTGCTTCATCCTGCCCACCCTTGTGCCCTTTTATTTCTGGGGTGAAACTTTTCAACACAGCTTGTACGTTGCCACTTTCTTGCGATATGCTGTAGTGCTTAATGCCACCTGGCTGGTGAACAGCGCTGCCCACCTCTACGGATATCGTCCTTATGACAAGAACATTAGCCCCCGGGAGAACATCCTGGTTTCACTTGGAGCTGTGG GTGAGGGCTTCCACAACTACCACCACTCCTTTCCCTATGACTACTCTGCCAGTGAGTACCGCTGGCACATCAACTTAACCACATTCTTCATTGATTGCATGGCTGCCCTCGGTCTGGCCTATGACCGGAAGAAAGTCTCGAAGgctgccatcttggccaggattaAAAGAACTGGGGATGGAAGCTACAAGAGTGGCTGA